TGAAAATATCAATTGCATCATCCGGACGAAAGTAACTGACCCCTTCCATCTGTTCCAGAATATCCATCCGAACAAAGTTATCACCTTCCTGGGCCCGAGTTTTAAGTGAGGCGACGTGTTCATCAAGAAGGCTTTTTTCACCAACAATGTTCTCCACGCGAGCGAGATTGATGACCACCTTAATAGGAAGAAGTGGTAAAAATTCTTTCAACAGGTTTTTGTGAAAAGAAGACCTTCTCCCGTTGGAAAGGAAACATACTTTCCGTAAAATATAGTCACTAAGTGCATCAGGAAAGACTCGCTGTTTCGCCCCGTACTGAAAAAGTAAACCATCGGTTTTCAGATCATCGCGATACTGCTCTACCTCATAAGGTTCCACTTTGAGAATCTCTGCCAATTTATCGCGTATTTGGTTATTTTCTATGTCAATCGGTGTAATCCCGCTAAGCCACTCAAGCAATTTCCGCCGCCGCTCGCTGGATTCTGGATATTTTTTAAAGTTGTCGTTTAGGTAGGATTCAAAGGTAAGTTCGATTAATTTATCTTTTGTTAAGTCCTTTAGCGGACCAATATCTTCATTAACGAAGTCTATCACCATGACAGCGATTAACGGTGTGTCCCGCGCGATCTTCGCCAATCCCGTCAACATAGCATTGTCGGGAATTCGCGTATGGGTGTGGATAAATTCCTTCGTTCTTTCCAGAGAGAGTTTCCCGATTTCAAGTTCATTAACAGCATTATCTGGTAAGGCAGTTCGGAAACTACCCTCCAAAAACGCTTTGAACGGCTTCCGAGTTATGAGCACTGCTTTGGATTCACTATATCCGGGACTATTCAAGAGTATTCTGATACCGCCGAGATTGTCAAGAAAATCATGCGCATCATCTACAAAAAAGATATACTTACGGTTGGGTGGAATGTCTGCTAAAGCATTTTCAAAACTGTCGCCAGCCATCTGAACAAAAAGTTGCTCATAATCGGTGTGGTCCCGTTCAACTGTCTTGGCAAACTCAATAGAGAGCTTGGTTTTTCCAATGCCCCCGCTACCGTATATCATGAGAAGTCTTTTTTCTCGATTTTGAACAAAGGCTTGAAATTGGCTAACTTCATCCTCACGTCCGAAGGTTTCATAGTCGTATCTTAAAAGTTGATGTTTGCCCGCAATTTGATTTCGGAATATGTCCTGCCAAGGAAGAAATACAGATAGATGGGGATCTCGGAATGAATTTAAAAGGTATGGAAACGCATCGGTCATTGTGATGAGATCTTCGGCATCCCAACATGTCAACGAAAAGTTATAGTCTTTCTCATTTTTAGCATCTTCAATTTTACGCTTGTTTCCTGCAGTAAGCAAGGTGTTAGTCATGAGGACGTAGTGGTCACATTGCAGCGCATCGGCTTTGTCGAGTTCACCTTTTTTTCGTTTGCCACCTTTCATCTGGGAAATGAGTTGACTACGGGCGCGTCCCTTATCCATTGTCGGGTCAAAGAATTTATATTGGAAGACCCAGGTGCCCTCTCTATTCTTATAAACGCCGGTGTAGTCTGCGTCAATTCCGCCATCGCGCCCTGGCGCGTCGTAAACTTTTACGAAGGAAGACACTTCTTTTTTCAAGAACAGATTGCAGAATCGATCGAAATCGTCCTTTGATTTTATGTAGTCTAATAACTCTTTTTTCATTGGAGTTTCCTCTCAGTGCCCGCAGAAAGTGGCATGGTGGAACAGATACATCTTCTCAAAAATAAAAATAGACTTTAGCATACCAGCAAGGCTTCATAACAACATATTAGCACATTTCAAGGCAAAAGTCAAATCGTTTTGCTAATGAAGTTTGAGGATTTGGTAACCTTTGACAAAAACGCCTCCTTCTGATAACCTAATGGCAGAATTGACTGAATAAGGAACGAACAATGCTAAAGCGTTATTGGCGAAGTTTCCAATTAACCTTTGAAGATAGGAGTACTGCTATAGGCTATGAAGTAAAACGACCCAACCGCGAAACAGTTGTCCGCGTCAATTTTCCCCTAAAATCGCCAATCGAAGGCAAAACACTCAACAGTATTGAAGAAGCACTTAATCTCGAAGGCGTGAAATCCTTCCAATGGTTGCCCTCAATAGCCTGGAATATCTCTAAAGATGGAACATTTTACAAATATCACGCCGACCCAAACCAAGACATTACCATCCCCAACCAACTCACACGCAGAGAGAAATTTTTATACGCACTCCTAAAACTCAACCACGCCCTACCCAAAACAATCCTCATAGACTGGTTTAAGACGGACACAGCAGTTGAATCCCATATCTCCCGTCTACGCAAAAAAATCAAACCACTTGGCGAGCACATACGATTTAAAGAAAAAACCTACATATTGGAAAATACTGGCAAAAATAAAATTAATAAAAGTTAATAATTGCTATAAAATCCTATTATTACACGGGATATTACCAACAAAACAAATAATTTTAAAAAATTTAATTTGACATTTATTCTGGCATTTGATATAATTAAACCATCACGCTTATGTAGCACAAACTTTTAGTTTGTGGCATTTGCTCTTAAAGTCCCCCTGATAAGGCGGATTTAGGGGGTGAAAAAAAGCGCGGTAATCCAACAAAACACAATGTTCACACAAGATGCCTCTGTAATCCTGAAAATCCTTGAATCCTGAAAATCCTGATTCAGACAATGACAGAAAAATGAATAATTTAACAACACACGCTTTAGCTTTTGGACGCATCGGCACCGGCTACGCAGTCATTATTCGGAGCGGTGGGCAAAACACATACAGAATTTGCGAAAACGGTGTAATTCCACACGATCAGTTCTCGCCACAAGGAGCACTCAATTGGTTCATCGAAAAACACGATCCCGACACTCTTTTTTTCGGGACGTACGAACCACTGGATACACCCGTCAAAATCCTAATGCTTAAAACAGATATTCCTGTCCATTCTATCCCGAAGCGCGAAGCAATCGCAGCAGGCACCAAAGCCGAGAAATACTTACCCAATTTTTACAAGCACGTCCACACAGACAAACAAGACCTCTGGACCGGATTCCATCTATATCCCTCACTACAAGCATTATGTGTCGCATTCAGCAGCGCATACTACGAGGAGCAAAAATCATGAAAAAACGAAAAACACTACCAAAATCCGAACCCTGGCATAAAGAATACTACAAAACACTTATCTGCCAACACGGACAACATAAAACAGCAATTAAAAAGGTAAATACAATTTTTCTCGAACTCCTCAACGTAGAAGATACAACGAAAAACCGTGAACTACTTGGTGGACGAATGCGAACCGTCAATCCAAATCGACCCGAATGTGATCAGGAAACCAAAAATCAAATCCTACGCGAAATTGATAACAGATCTGCATTTTTACGCAGCGAACAAGACGCACGTCGGAGCAACGACCGACTTGTTTTAGACCAAATTATCGCCAAAACTAAAAATGCAGTATTAAATGCAGATTCAGAAAACTTTAACGTCCGAGATCTCATCAGCTTAATGGAACTCCAACTCAAAATCGACGAGCAGGAAGCAAAAATCCATGGACTCTTCAAAAACCATACAATCGACAACGAACCCACAAACGATTTTGGAGATAAACTCTCTGACGCGGCACAACTTCTCGAAAACACTTGCAAAACTAAAAGCACAGATCACCCAGAAGATCAAGATAGGACACACGACTGAAGCTAAAACACTCGCAAAAAAAGTCATGGGTCTCATCGAAATCTACGGATACGCGCATATTGACGTTTTCGCAAAGCATTTTCTCTCGCACTACATCACCACCGATTTCGCGCCGCATCACCTCGAAATCTTTGACTGTATCCCGCCCGGACACGTCGGACAGAAAAAGAACATTATCGCACCGCGCGGTTCCGCAAAATCTACCTGTATGGCGGTGATTTACCCCCTACATCGCATCTGCTACAAACATTATGACGAGACGATGGGCCACGACCCAGACCACTTTATTTTAATCCTATCCCGCACATATCCGATGGCGATCAGCCGTATCAAAGCGATCAAGTACGAATTGGAAACTAACGAAACCTTACGGACTTCCTTCGGAAACCTTGTTGGAAAAACGTGGGGGCAAAAAGAGATTGTGACGAAAAACGGTATCTGTCTGAAAGCCATCGGGCGCGGAGGTCAAGTTCGAGGATCGCTGTTCCGCAACTTCCGTCCATCATTGATTATTTCTGACGACCTCGACGACCCCGAAACCGTAAACAATCCCGATGTCCGCGAAAAAGATATGTTATGGTTCGATTCGGACTTGATGCGTGCTGGTAGCCTTGACGGGACGACAAACTTTATTAACATTGATACCATCAAGCACAAATCCTCTATCGCCAACGTCCTTCGCAACCGTCCGCAATGGGAAACACTTTTCTATCCAGCAATTTTGCATCCAATAGAACTCTGGCATCCCACCGCAGAGCAGAAGTGGAAGCAGTGGGAAACTTTATGGACAGATATGTCAAAAGAGAAAACCCAGCGTATAGCAGAAGCAGACGCCTTTTATGAAGCAAACAAAGCCGAGATGCACGGTCCCGAAATCAAAGAACTTTGGCAAGAGCAAATCACCTATTTGGATGTCCGAAAAGAAATTTGCGATGTCGGCTACTTTCCAGTGATGCGCGAACTTCAAAATAACCCCCGTGACCAAAGTCAAGCACTCTTTGATATGGAAAACGCACTTAGGTTCTCTATCGTCCCAGAAGGTTTTCTCAGAAACGACAAAATTTTGGTCAGGTGGGAAGAAATGAGCGGGGCAACAGTTTTCTTGGACTGGGCAGGCGGCAAAGACCTCGCCGAAAACGCTTTTGCCGCTGTTGTCGGCGTTGTCTGGGTGCCTCTACCCGGTTCACGAGAAGAGAAAACCGATTCGCTCATGGGCGGCACAAACGGTTATGTCCTCTTTGATCATCTCGCGAAAGTCGGACCCACACAACAGATCGCTGCCTGTTTCGATATGATAGAAAAAATACGAGCAACAATCCCCAC
This genomic window from Candidatus Poribacteria bacterium contains:
- a CDS encoding helix-turn-helix domain-containing protein, which codes for MLKRYWRSFQLTFEDRSTAIGYEVKRPNRETVVRVNFPLKSPIEGKTLNSIEEALNLEGVKSFQWLPSIAWNISKDGTFYKYHADPNQDITIPNQLTRREKFLYALLKLNHALPKTILIDWFKTDTAVESHISRLRKKIKPLGEHIRFKEKTYILENTGKNKINKS